The following are from one region of the Salvia hispanica cultivar TCC Black 2014 chromosome 1, UniMelb_Shisp_WGS_1.0, whole genome shotgun sequence genome:
- the LOC125222997 gene encoding receptor-like kinase TMK4, which produces MLRGRHKFLPSDDVLLLLTTLLAAIIRHGSSDDGAVMAALAKATNPPGWTGPDFCKWNGVACDTPNKVSSINLASKSLSGKLPPEINQLSNLKTLSLQRNKFTGPLPALSNMASLQEVNLEDNGFTSIPPGFLSGLTSLQFFSINNNSNLPPWTMLSTIKDSSSLTTFYASKANMVGEIPDIFGSLPNFANLKLSYNNLTGWMPWSFAKSGIQTLMLNNQMLGLSGPIDILGEMHSLREVWIHSNQFSGSIPDLSACTELSDLQLRDNRLTGVIPDSLTKLPKLKNVALQSNVFQGPVPSFPPGIQVNLGKENHFCNPGPGPCSPQVTVLLEIAASMYYPMVLAEAWEGNDACQQWQFVTCEKGSVVVINFSKQNFMGGISRSYASLPSLRSLYLNDNKLVGVIPKSLTSLKQLQILDISNNNISGKVPSFSSTVILKTDGNPVIGKVVPVYYPGGRRPPGVELEETDSSATWVKVVVILICLIVIAGLACLIYRWFYKKQEHRRFKKISEGHSSISMEQTTGYGKSTNVSSFNQSPMKSSEINDYNIYDGGNVIIPIEALRKATNNFSQNSILGKGGFGIVYKGELPDGTKIAVKRMESSMISDKGLSEFKAEIEVLTSVRHRNLVSLHGFCNNGSEKLLVYEYMPQGSLCQHLFEWKEMGTPPLTWNQRVNIALDVARGVEYLHSMANQSFIHRDLKPSNILIGDDMRAKVCDFGLVKQAPNTNQSFETRLAGTFGYLAPEYAATGKVTVKVDVYAFGVVLMEIITGRKSLDSSLPDDSSHLVTWFRPFLQGRDKIKEAVDPVLHSDLNKETFESLWKVAELAGHCTREANQRPDMSHVVTVLSSLVEQWKPAAEEDSCRVDIGMSLSQVLQQWKLNEDSSSTIATDYIKQKQPPQ; this is translated from the exons ATGCTTAGAGGGAGACACAAATTCCTCCCTTCCGACGATGTCCTCCTCCTCCTAACAACCCTGCTCGCAGCCATCATCCGTCATGGCTCTTCTGATGACGGAGCTGTCATGGCCGCGCTGGCCAAAGCCACCAACCCTCCTGGATGGACCGGCCCCGATTTCTGCAAATGGAATGGCGTCGCTTGCGATACACCCAACAAAGTCAGCTCCATCAACCTTGCATCAAAATCTCTCTCTGGAAAATTGCCACCCGAGATAAACCAGCTCTCCAACCTGAAAACCCTCAGCCTTCAACGGAACAAGTTTACGGGGCCGTTGCCAGCTTTGTCCAACATGGCTTCTCTTCAAGAAGTCAATCTTGAAGATAACGGTTTCACTTCCATCCCTCCAGGCTTCCTCTCAGGCCTAACAAGCTTACAATTCTTTAGCATCAACAACAACAGCAATCTCCCACCATGGACAATGCTTAGCACCATCAAGGATTCCTCGTCTCTCACTACTTTCTATGCGAGCAAGGCCAACATGGTGGGTGAGATTCCAGACATTTTCGGATCATTGCCAAATTTCGCGAACCTCAAACTCTCCTACAATAATTTGACAGGGTGGATGCCGTGGTCGTTCGCCAAATCTGGGATTCAAACTTTGATGCTCAATAATCAGATGTTGGGGCTTTCAGGGCCCATTGATATTCTTGGTGAAATGCATAGTTTGAGAGAGGTTTGGATTCACAGCAATCAGTTCTCAGGGAGTATACCTGACCTCTCTGCCTGCACAGAGCTGTCGGATCTCCAGCTACGTGACAATCGGCTCACGGGGGTTATCCCTGATTCACTTACTAAGCTTCCAAAGCTGAAGAATGTCGCCTTGCAGAGCAACGTGTTCCAGGGTCCGGTACCAAGTTTCCCACCGGGCATTCAAGTGAATCTTGGAAAAGAGAACCATTTCTGCAACCCTGGCCCCGGACCGTGTAGTCCCCAGGTCACCGTGTTGCTCGAGATCGCAGCTTCAATGTACTATCCGATGGTCTTAGCAGAAGCCTGGGAAGGGAATGATGCATGTCAGCAATGGCAGTTTGTGACGTGTGAGAAGGGGAGCGTGGTCGTGATCAATTTCTCCAAGCAGAATTTCATGGGAGGCATATCACGTTCATATGCCAGTTTACCTAGTTTAAGATCATTGtatttgaatgataataaGCTGGTGGGAGTCATACCTAAGAGTTTGACAAGTTTGAAGCAACTGCAAATTCTCGATATCTCCAACAATAATATTTCTGGAAAAGTGCCATCTTTCTCGTCTACAGTGATATTGAAAACGGATGGTAATCCAGTCATCGGGAAAGTCGTGCCAGTCTACTATCCAGGAGGACGCAGGCCACCCGGTGTAGAACTAGAAGAGACAGATTCTTCAGCAACATGGGTGAAAGTTGTTGTTATTCTCATCTGTCTCATTGTCATTGCTGGCTTGGCATGCTTGATCTACAGATGGTTCTATAAAAAGCAAGAACACAGAAGGTTTAAGAAAATAAGTGAAGGGCATAGCAGCATCAGTATGGAGCAGACAACAGGCTATGGCAAAAGCACCAATGTTAGTAGTTTCAACCAGAGTCCCATGAAAAGTAGTGAAATCaatgattataatatatatgatgGGGGGAATGTTATCATACCAATTGAAGCTCTCCGTAAagctaccaacaacttcagcCAAAACAGCATACTCGGGAAGGGAGGATTTGGCATTGTTTATAAAGGAGAACTCCCTGATGGCACTAAAATAGCAGTAAAGAGAATGGAATCATCAATGATCAGCGACAAGGGACTGAGCGAGTTCAAGGCTGAAATAGAGGTCCTTACGTCTGTCAGACACCGGAATTTGGTCTCCCTTCATGGATTTTGCAACAATGGTAGTGAGAAGCTATTAGTCTATGAGTACATGCCACAAGGATCTTTGTGTCAGCATCTGTTCGAATGGAAGGAAATGGGAACTCCTCCCCTAACTTGGAACCAGAGAGTAAATATAGCTCTTGATGTTGCCCGAGGGGTCGAGTATTTGCATAGCATGGCAAACCAGAGCTTCATTCACAGAGATCTGAAACCGTCCAACATTCTTATTGGAGATGACATGAGGGCGAAGGTTTGTGATTTTGGCTTGGTGAAACAAGCCCCCAATACCAATCAATCATTCGAAACACGGTTGGCAGGAACCTTTGGCTATCTTGCTCCAGAATATGCCG CGACAGGAAAGGTTACTGTAAAAGTTGATGTATATGCCTTTGGAGTGGTGTTGATGGAAATCATCACCGGGAGAAAGTCCTTGGATAGTTCCCTGCCCGATGATAGTAGCCACCTGGTGACGTGGTTTCGGCCATTCCTCCAAGGCAGAGATAAAATCAAAGAGGCTGTGGATCCTGTCCTCCATTCAGACTTAAACAAAGAGACTTTCGAAAGTTTGTGGAAGGTCGCCGAGCTAGCCGGACATTGCACTAGAGAAGCCAACCAACGGCCTGACATGAGCCATGTTGTCACAGTGCTCTCATCTCTGGTGGAGCAGTGGAAGCCAGCTGCAGAGGAAGATAGCTGCAGGGTAGACATTGGCATGAGCCTCTCACAAGTCTTGCAGCAATGGAAACTTAATGAGGACTCGTCTTCTACAATAGCCACTGATTACATAAAACAGAAACAACCTCCACAATAG
- the LOC125195253 gene encoding uncharacterized protein LOC125195253, with protein MSYICTEIYTDQSVEFMFNDAQNSSRCIELFVEYSPVKSSEITPAVDYGVVDCGIGSSARVEHVSSDRDMSVADAVNVGVGMNNDLDVADTLDDNTRIVRDNDEPLSPVTSKADAGLSHDSPGDASDDEIVVCKPVVQGEQPLPKYVPKGMKFFRTLSSGPSEVPDEVGNEHNNMYWDERHLYRIGMRTKFDSKLYVKMAMTMWSLWHQRQLKVVESKLRRWHAVCKFPAGKTEDGIAIVSETDAEKANECSWEVSVTQRAHDDLWEIRKWVRQHTCEGHHVNRGHANFSSAMIALCIRHQVQEDVAYKASNIKTYIHERFNVVISYKKAWYARRKALEIVFGGWEESFRQLPNYMLEL; from the coding sequence ATGAGTTATATATGTACTGAGATTTACACTGATCAAAGTGTGGAGTTTATGTTCAACGATGCTCAAAATTCTTCTCGTTGTATTGAATTGTTTGTTGAGTATTCACCTGTGAAAAGTTCAGAAATCACACCAGCTGTTGATTATGGCGTTGTTGATTGTGGTATTGGATCATCGGCGAGGGTTGAACATGTGAGCTCTGATCGTGATATGAGTGTTGCAGATGCTGTTAATGTTGGTGTTGGAATGAATAACGACTTAGATGTTGCAGATACCCTTGATGATAATACTCGCATTGTACGAGATAATGATGAACCATTGTCGCCAGTAACATCTAAGGCAGATGCCGGTCTAAGTCACGATTCTCCTGGTGATGCTTCTGATGATGAGATAGTAGTTTGTAAACCCGTTGTGCAAGGTGAACAACCACTTCCAAAATACGTTCCCAAGGGGATGAAATTCTTTCGCACATTATCAAGTGGTCCTTCTGAGGTACCTGATGAAGTTGGTAATGAACACAACAACATGTACTGGGATGAGAGACATCTATATCGGATTGGTATGAGAACAAAATTTGACTCCAAGCTGTATGTGAAGATGGCTATGACTATGTGGAGTTTGTGGCATCAAAGGCAGTTAAAGGTCGTTGAGAGCAAGTTAAGAAGGTGGCATGCCGTATGCAAATTTCCAGCTGGAAAGACAGAAGATGGGATAGCTATTGTCAGCGAGACCGACGCTGAAAAAGCGAATGAATGTTCGTGGGAAGTTTCTGTTACACAAAGGGCCCATGATGATCTTTGGGAAATTAGGAAGTGGGTGAGACAACATACTTGTGAAGGTCATCATGTGAATAGAGGACATGCTAACTTTTCATCAGCGATGATTGCTCTGTGCATACGACATCAAGTACAAGAAGATGTTGCTTACAAGGCCTCGAACATAAAAACCTATATTCATGAAAGATTCAATGTGGTAATCAGTTACAAGAAGGCATGGTATGCACGTAGAAAGGCTTTAGAGATTGTCTTTGGTGGTTGGGAAGAATCATTCAGACAGTTACCAAACTACATGCTTGAACTGTAG